A part of Pseudomonas sp. MYb118 genomic DNA contains:
- a CDS encoding amino acid permease codes for MNPASQPGADTHDEDVKALHSMGYAQQLSRRMGVFSNFAISFSIICILSGGINSLAQGTSGAGGASIGIGWPIGCLISGVFALAMAQISSAYPTAGGLYHWGSILGNRFTGWLTAWFNLLGLVTVLGAINVGTYYFFFGAFGPALGMEDTTTVRVIFLAILTGIQALCNHLGIGLTAKLTDFSGYLIFATALTLTIVCLISAPSYEFVRLWTFGNYSGAAGGGVWPEVSNSWVFMLGLLLPIYTITGYDASAHTSEETRNAAMSVPKGMVMSVIWSLLFGWVMLSSFVLMLPNMDDAAKQGWNVFFWAMDAQVNPSVKFALYVAIFVSQFLCGLATVTSVSRMIFAFSRDGGLPCSKALASVSPTFRSPVAAIWTGATLAVLFDWGSSVISIGETPVYTIVVSCTVIFLFFSFIIPIVLGLFAYGTAKWPTMGPWNMGRGLYTLFSLLSIVSMVVIFVIGIQPPNDWALYITIGFLVLTAIVWFGFEARRFQGPPTGDLIVKRQSEIAAAEAALNKQAGV; via the coding sequence ATGAACCCAGCAAGCCAGCCAGGCGCCGACACTCATGACGAGGACGTCAAGGCACTGCACAGCATGGGCTACGCCCAGCAACTCTCACGGCGAATGGGGGTTTTCTCCAACTTCGCCATTTCCTTCTCGATCATCTGCATCCTCTCCGGTGGCATCAACTCACTGGCCCAGGGCACCTCGGGCGCGGGCGGTGCCTCGATCGGCATCGGCTGGCCGATTGGCTGCCTGATTTCCGGGGTGTTCGCCCTGGCGATGGCGCAGATTTCCTCGGCCTACCCCACCGCTGGCGGGTTGTATCACTGGGGCTCGATCCTCGGGAATCGCTTCACCGGCTGGTTGACGGCCTGGTTCAATCTGCTGGGGCTGGTTACCGTACTCGGGGCGATCAACGTCGGCACCTACTACTTCTTTTTCGGTGCGTTCGGCCCTGCCCTCGGCATGGAAGACACGACCACGGTCAGGGTGATTTTCCTGGCGATCCTCACCGGCATCCAGGCGTTGTGCAACCACTTGGGGATCGGCCTGACCGCCAAACTCACCGACTTCTCCGGCTACCTGATTTTCGCCACGGCCCTGACGCTGACCATCGTCTGCCTGATCTCGGCGCCCAGTTATGAGTTTGTGCGGCTGTGGACCTTCGGCAACTACTCCGGCGCAGCGGGCGGTGGTGTCTGGCCAGAAGTGTCGAACAGCTGGGTGTTCATGCTCGGCCTGCTGCTGCCGATCTACACCATCACCGGCTACGACGCCTCGGCGCATACCTCGGAAGAGACCCGCAACGCCGCGATGTCGGTGCCCAAGGGCATGGTGATGTCGGTGATCTGGTCGCTGCTGTTCGGCTGGGTGATGCTCAGCTCGTTCGTATTGATGCTGCCGAACATGGACGACGCGGCGAAACAGGGCTGGAACGTGTTTTTCTGGGCCATGGACGCCCAGGTCAATCCCAGTGTGAAGTTCGCGCTGTACGTGGCGATTTTCGTTTCTCAGTTTCTTTGCGGGCTGGCGACGGTGACCTCGGTGTCGCGAATGATCTTCGCCTTTTCCCGCGATGGCGGCCTGCCCTGCTCGAAGGCGCTGGCCTCGGTATCCCCGACCTTCCGCAGCCCGGTGGCGGCGATCTGGACCGGTGCGACCCTGGCGGTGCTGTTCGACTGGGGTTCGTCGGTGATCTCCATCGGCGAGACACCGGTCTACACCATCGTGGTCTCGTGCACGGTGATCTTCCTGTTCTTCTCGTTCATCATCCCCATCGTGCTGGGCCTGTTCGCCTACGGCACCGCGAAGTGGCCGACCATGGGCCCGTGGAACATGGGGCGCGGGTTGTACACGCTGTTTTCCCTGCTGTCGATCGTGTCGATGGTGGTGATCTTCGTCATCGGCATCCAGCCACCCAACGACTGGGCGCTGTACATCACCATCGGCTTTCTGGTGCTGACCGCCATCGTCTGGTTCGGCTTCGAAGCCCGACGCTTCCAGGGGCCGCCGACGGGTGACCTGATCGTCAAACGCCAGAGCGAAATCGCCGCAGCCGAGGCGGCGTTGAACAAGCAGGCGGGGGTTTGA